The following coding sequences are from one Paenibacillus tundrae window:
- a CDS encoding paeninodin family lasso peptide yields the protein MLDVQQTNAGLGFRQIDWVTEHDAELYDPAS from the coding sequence GTGCTAGATGTGCAGCAAACGAATGCTGGCCTTGGATTCAGGCAAATTGATTGGGTCACCGAACATGATGCAGAACTATATGATCCAGCGTCCTGA
- a CDS encoding glycosyltransferase family 2 protein: protein MAIRYSIIIATYNRAHQISLTLAAFEAQTYPKHLFEVIVADDGSTDGTKEQVEGFQASYPLTYVSQTEQRGRSAIRNLGLQYAKGSYVIFCDVDFLALPEFIRTVRQYHRRSPRAVVSGFPHSFGGSYTHYYPDFSPEEKEHCREILTASNSWRPELDAASEITPLVTPADIMHHTDTLSRVVFPSKMPPGVIKQFASTDVAPWMIFVTRCVSVRRSLLNRVGGFNERFILYGLEDWDLGYRLHRLKVPFYCMKEVVGYHQEHPTHFRGDVLNTENLRIMLETYGLHDSALNLFTVVPPSDDLETYKNTLRVLRNGLRYRATRSSARLLKRTLRIAAKQFLLQNDTEAYKKSLAKIQRRARGRKSRVARVLRDIVQRAEQAKN from the coding sequence ATGGCGATTCGCTACAGTATTATCATTGCCACCTATAACCGTGCTCATCAAATATCACTCACACTGGCGGCTTTTGAGGCGCAGACCTATCCCAAGCATTTATTCGAGGTCATCGTTGCTGATGATGGTTCCACAGATGGAACAAAAGAGCAGGTTGAAGGCTTTCAAGCTTCATATCCACTGACCTATGTATCGCAGACAGAGCAACGCGGCAGATCTGCTATTCGGAATTTGGGGCTGCAGTATGCCAAAGGATCATACGTCATCTTTTGTGATGTTGATTTTCTGGCATTACCTGAATTTATCCGAACCGTGCGACAGTACCATCGTAGAAGCCCCCGAGCTGTGGTTTCTGGCTTTCCACATTCCTTCGGCGGCTCTTATACCCACTACTATCCAGATTTTTCTCCTGAAGAGAAAGAACACTGTCGTGAGATTCTCACTGCATCAAATTCATGGCGTCCTGAACTAGATGCTGCAAGTGAAATCACTCCGTTGGTTACACCAGCAGATATTATGCATCATACAGATACTTTGTCCCGTGTCGTTTTCCCATCCAAAATGCCGCCTGGTGTCATCAAACAATTTGCCAGCACAGATGTCGCTCCTTGGATGATATTTGTTACTCGGTGTGTATCCGTTCGGCGTAGTCTACTGAATCGGGTTGGAGGGTTCAACGAAAGGTTCATACTTTATGGGCTGGAGGACTGGGATTTAGGTTATAGATTGCACCGATTGAAAGTACCCTTTTATTGCATGAAAGAAGTCGTGGGCTATCATCAGGAGCATCCAACCCATTTCCGGGGAGATGTACTAAACACAGAAAACCTTCGAATTATGTTGGAGACCTACGGCCTTCATGATTCTGCACTGAACTTATTTACCGTAGTACCTCCATCAGATGATTTGGAAACCTACAAAAATACACTGCGGGTTTTGCGTAACGGGCTTCGGTACAGAGCAACACGTTCTTCTGCAAGGTTGCTAAAGAGAACATTACGAATTGCAGCCAAGCAATTCTTACTCCAAAACGATACAGAGGCATACAAAAAATCTTTAGCTAAAATACAGCGAAGAGCAAGAGGCCGGAAAAGCCGAGTGGCTCGTGTTTTGCGAGATATCGTACAGAGAGCTGAACAAGCAAAGAATTAG
- a CDS encoding zinc-binding alcohol dehydrogenase family protein, whose protein sequence is MSNRQMKAIGLLKYLPINQPESLLDVMMDVPEPTGRDLLIRVKAISVNPVDVKVRAPKNRTENTPKVLGWDVAGVVEQAGPESSLFKPGDEVYYAGSIARPGGNSEFHLVDERIVGLKPATLEFSHAAALPLTAITAWEGLFDRLGVSNTTERNEGKSILIIGAAGGVGSIATQLAKHAGLTVIGTASRPESAEWAKNMGADHIINHYEPFLPQLKALGLEYVDYIFCLNSTEKHWVNMAEAIAPQGNICSIVETDELLDLTLLKNKSVIFAWELMFTRPLFQTSDMIEQHNLLNEVSRMIDKGHLRTTVAQILSPINAANLRKAHAILEEGRMTGKIVIENFE, encoded by the coding sequence ATGTCAAACCGACAAATGAAAGCCATCGGCTTGCTGAAGTATTTACCCATTAATCAACCTGAGAGCTTGCTGGACGTTATGATGGATGTACCTGAACCTACAGGGAGAGACTTGCTGATCCGAGTCAAAGCCATTTCTGTTAATCCCGTCGATGTTAAAGTGCGCGCTCCCAAAAATCGAACCGAAAACACGCCAAAGGTTCTCGGTTGGGATGTTGCAGGTGTCGTGGAACAAGCCGGACCAGAATCTTCACTGTTCAAACCCGGTGATGAAGTGTATTACGCCGGTAGTATTGCCCGTCCTGGTGGGAATAGCGAGTTTCACCTCGTTGATGAGAGAATTGTCGGTTTAAAACCAGCAACACTGGAATTTTCACATGCAGCCGCTCTGCCGTTAACTGCTATCACCGCTTGGGAAGGATTATTCGATCGATTGGGTGTGTCTAATACTACCGAGCGCAATGAAGGTAAATCCATTTTAATCATCGGGGCTGCGGGTGGTGTTGGTTCTATTGCGACACAACTGGCCAAACACGCTGGTTTGACTGTCATCGGTACAGCTTCCCGCCCGGAATCTGCTGAGTGGGCCAAAAACATGGGAGCTGACCACATCATCAATCATTATGAACCATTTCTCCCTCAGCTCAAAGCACTAGGATTAGAATATGTTGACTATATTTTCTGCCTAAACAGTACGGAGAAGCATTGGGTTAATATGGCTGAAGCCATTGCTCCTCAAGGGAACATTTGCTCCATTGTGGAGACGGATGAGCTGCTCGATCTGACTTTACTGAAAAACAAAAGCGTCATTTTTGCCTGGGAGCTGATGTTCACCAGACCGTTGTTCCAAACTTCGGATATGATTGAACAGCACAACTTGTTAAACGAAGTTTCCCGTATGATTGATAAAGGACACTTACGAACTACGGTTGCCCAGATCCTCTCTCCCATCAATGCAGCCAATTTGCGTAAGGCTCATGCCATATTGGAAGAAGGACGTATGACAGGTAAAATCGTGATTGAGAACTTTGAGTAA
- a CDS encoding PepSY-associated TM helix domain-containing protein, producing MGNSNIFNPFRRLHFYAAWLITPLLITLSLSGIGFLFYTNVENRIYDEAFFGESEITTRQSLDEAVQQISNSYSGFNIGKISIMSEPYNNRVTISHADGDTRYIFLDHNNQIVAEQNAKNTYSNLMRNFHSTLLTGSTFIRYLVELTACWAIFLIVSGVYMTFKKRLLNKKNSQSKHPFRFQKIHAILGLITAIPLFVIVMTGIPWSVFTGSYISSYAQDHPELGRTELKYNPPQSDVNEIPWATRSLDQPTSEHTEQKGHVGHGDHQAAAPALTDNPNQQSVTTIIQNAQREQISRPLSIVYPSNEQGVFKVTKGSNTGVTGLDVSPYEETTAYFDQYTGSLIAKIDFDDYGIIGKWFTWGIPLHEGHLFGLANQILNLIVCLAFLAAIVMGFISWMRRAKPGEFKGPQRINKPWSIGAVLTLLTLGILMPLFGLSVVVIFIIETIIYFCTRNRIQTT from the coding sequence ATGGGCAACTCGAACATCTTCAATCCGTTTCGGAGACTTCATTTTTACGCGGCTTGGCTGATTACCCCCTTGTTAATCACCCTTAGTTTGTCGGGAATTGGTTTCTTATTTTATACCAATGTGGAGAATCGTATCTATGACGAGGCTTTCTTTGGAGAGAGCGAGATAACGACCAGACAAAGTTTAGACGAAGCTGTTCAACAAATTAGCAATAGCTATTCTGGATTCAACATCGGAAAGATCAGTATTATGTCAGAACCTTACAACAACAGAGTGACAATAAGTCATGCAGATGGCGACACGAGATACATTTTTCTAGACCATAACAACCAAATTGTTGCAGAGCAAAATGCAAAAAACACATACTCCAACCTAATGAGAAACTTCCATAGTACTTTATTAACTGGCAGTACTTTCATTCGTTACCTTGTAGAATTGACCGCTTGCTGGGCTATATTTTTGATCGTGTCTGGTGTATATATGACTTTCAAAAAAAGACTGCTGAACAAGAAAAATAGTCAGTCCAAACACCCCTTTCGATTTCAGAAAATTCATGCTATTTTAGGACTAATAACGGCAATCCCTTTATTTGTAATTGTAATGACCGGTATCCCCTGGTCTGTTTTTACAGGAAGTTATATTAGCTCGTATGCTCAGGATCATCCTGAACTAGGAAGAACCGAATTAAAGTACAATCCTCCCCAGTCAGACGTCAATGAAATCCCTTGGGCGACCCGTAGTCTAGATCAGCCCACCTCAGAACATACAGAACAGAAAGGACACGTTGGTCATGGAGATCATCAAGCAGCCGCTCCCGCTCTAACGGATAATCCTAATCAGCAAAGTGTCACAACAATTATTCAAAATGCTCAAAGGGAACAGATTAGTCGCCCCCTCTCTATCGTATATCCTTCGAATGAACAAGGTGTCTTTAAGGTGACTAAGGGAAGTAATACTGGTGTTACTGGTCTTGATGTTAGCCCCTATGAGGAAACGACTGCTTATTTCGATCAATATACCGGAAGTTTAATTGCAAAAATTGATTTCGATGACTATGGAATCATTGGTAAATGGTTCACTTGGGGAATCCCCCTACATGAAGGTCATTTATTCGGTTTAGCTAACCAAATCCTGAATTTAATCGTATGTTTAGCTTTCCTAGCTGCGATTGTCATGGGATTTATCTCATGGATGAGAAGAGCGAAGCCGGGTGAATTCAAGGGTCCTCAGCGAATCAATAAACCTTGGTCTATTGGAGCCGTACTCACACTATTAACCTTGGGGATCTTAATGCCCTTATTCGGATTGTCCGTCGTTGTCATCTTTATTATTGAAACGATTATTTATTTCTGTACACGCAATCGAATTCAAACTACTTAA
- a CDS encoding winged helix-turn-helix transcriptional regulator, which produces MRDRKSGYGQCPNEEGCPVEYTLDVIGGKWKGLLLYHMIKGPVRFNEFRRICPTITQRMLTLQLRELEEDGIVHREVYPQVPPKVEYSLSKFGRTLVPIIMEMKIWGEKHKNLSSTTSRQPENVVDSMVDSM; this is translated from the coding sequence ATGCGTGACCGCAAATCCGGATATGGTCAATGTCCGAATGAAGAAGGTTGTCCTGTCGAGTATACGTTGGATGTCATTGGCGGCAAGTGGAAGGGTTTACTTTTGTATCATATGATTAAAGGCCCTGTACGATTTAACGAGTTTCGCAGAATATGTCCCACCATTACGCAGAGAATGCTGACACTACAGCTTCGAGAGCTTGAAGAAGACGGGATCGTACACCGTGAGGTATATCCGCAAGTTCCTCCGAAAGTTGAATACTCGCTATCGAAATTCGGACGCACCTTAGTGCCGATCATTATGGAGATGAAAATCTGGGGAGAAAAACACAAAAATTTATCAAGTACTACTTCTAGACAGCCAGAAAACGTGGTCGATTCCATGGTAGATTCGATGTGA
- a CDS encoding LacI family DNA-binding transcriptional regulator, with the protein MITIKDVAKRAGVASSTVSCALNGKDNVSELTRQKVLGAASELNYVKHGPASELKRKSTQTIGVMVHDMSSPYFSDLVPGIESAIKSHGYDLIVCSSMGGEKSTATRYIREKRIDGAIVIAQDIPDQLLTEVAARDFPIVVMDRELVNEHIVNVLMDDEQGGYLATKYLIDQGHRTLAYINGPRSSDCNLLRYQGFLRALSEANIEEKSKWRLGGQFCKESGYHAAKMLIEKGLPSAVFFANDDMAIGGLEAFHEHHISVPEQISVVGFDNIHVSQYVSPPLTTFRQPKTDAGLLAGHLLIQMLNGEQVKSVFTLDIQCVERQSVRAVTIA; encoded by the coding sequence ATGATAACCATTAAAGATGTAGCAAAAAGGGCTGGTGTAGCTAGTTCTACCGTATCCTGTGCACTTAATGGGAAAGACAATGTAAGTGAACTGACCAGACAGAAGGTGCTCGGTGCAGCCAGCGAACTCAATTACGTTAAACATGGACCAGCGTCGGAATTAAAACGTAAGAGTACCCAAACCATCGGCGTGATGGTTCACGACATGTCCAGTCCTTATTTCTCGGATTTGGTACCCGGCATCGAATCAGCGATTAAGAGTCATGGTTACGATCTGATTGTATGCAGTTCAATGGGCGGTGAGAAATCCACTGCGACCCGATATATTCGGGAAAAGCGAATCGACGGCGCCATTGTGATTGCGCAGGATATTCCGGATCAATTGCTCACGGAAGTTGCAGCTAGGGATTTTCCAATCGTGGTGATGGATCGGGAACTTGTGAATGAACATATCGTAAATGTTCTAATGGATGACGAGCAAGGGGGATATTTGGCAACAAAATATCTGATTGATCAAGGTCATCGTACACTCGCTTATATTAACGGACCGCGCAGTTCGGATTGTAATCTTCTTCGTTATCAAGGATTTTTGCGAGCGCTGAGTGAAGCCAACATCGAAGAAAAAAGCAAATGGAGACTGGGTGGACAATTTTGCAAAGAGAGCGGTTATCATGCTGCCAAGATGCTGATAGAGAAGGGTCTCCCCTCGGCTGTGTTTTTTGCAAATGATGACATGGCAATCGGAGGTCTGGAAGCATTTCACGAGCATCACATTTCAGTGCCGGAGCAAATATCTGTCGTTGGATTTGACAATATCCATGTATCACAATATGTTTCTCCTCCGCTAACGACGTTTCGACAACCTAAGACAGATGCTGGATTGCTTGCTGGACATTTGCTCATTCAAATGTTGAACGGGGAGCAGGTTAAGTCTGTATTTACCTTGGATATTCAATGTGTGGAACGTCAGTCCGTTCGTGCAGTGACGATTGCGTAA